In Miscanthus floridulus cultivar M001 chromosome 8, ASM1932011v1, whole genome shotgun sequence, the sequence acaacttcatcaagatacacTGGTAGGAACATAATTGTTAGTTCTATGAGAATTTAATCTGTGACAATGGAATTTTACTGAGTTGTTGTCTGTGTTGCCAACAGTTTGTCTATATCAACAGTGTGTTTTCGCCAAACCCGGATGAACTGGTAATCGACTTGTATAATGTAAGATTCTAACTTATATGTGCTTGTACAAAGTTTTACCTTGGAAATTGATATCTATGCTTACATTTTGTTCGTTATGCTATCTCGATATGTATCTGTACCACTTTGTTACAACTTGCAACATCAAAACCTGAATTTCTATTAGTAATTTGTTTCCATATATGTTCTATGCTCTATACACAAAGTCTGGGATAAAAAAAACTTGGGGCCTCTGTCTTATGATGAAGCAAGGTTTTATACTAAAAATCCATAGAGCATTCCcctcttccaaactgtctgctcATGATTTGCATACGTTTTCATCTGGAAATATCAACCACCGTGAGTCCTGGCACGTTTATTATATCCATTCCTGCCTGTTAGATTGATGTCTATTACATCTGCTTAATATTTTGGTTATTTAGTATATTTTCATCGGGAAATAGTGGCCACCTAAAGTTCTGGCCTTGATTACAATTCTTATGTTTAGATTCCTTCTGTTTGTATGGCATACACAGCCAAAGAAGGCAGCTAACAATCTTCTTACATTACACTGCAGAACTTTGGAATTGATGGGAAACTGGTGGTAAATTATGCTTTATCAGCAGCATGGGGCTAAGGCTGAATTTGCAGCAAAATGGAAAAAGAGAGAGACCATTCTGCATGGCTATTGTAAAGTTTTAGTGTTAGTCAGACACTGCAAATCTCTCTATAAAGCTTATTTCAACACCAAAACATAATTTTCTCCTTCCAACGATTCTACCAATGCTGCCCAATACTGTTCGACACGTGATACACCAGTCGATGCTCGTGGTAATCGCTTTCTGGTTTGTGCAATGCACCGATGAAAATGGTGGATCGGAAGAACTGAAAAACTGCTTTAACAGCTTCATTATATTGACTCCATTTGTTCAGTAAACATACAGTTCTCCCAATCTGCCTAAACCCCGACTCTGTCCTAGAGTTCTTACAGTCTTGGTGATGAGTTCATTCTTCATTGTCGAAAATCTCAGAGTCTTAAGTTTGGTGAGACGCAAAAGCTACTAGCAGGGCACGTGctgttcggcctgttcgctggttggtttataggctgataagtccggctggtgctggtttgttgtgagagaaaaatactattggctgactgataagccctagCTGAAACTAATAAGCGAAGAGGCTGGTTGCCGCGAAAGCTACTAGCAGAGCAGGTGCTGTTGAGAGTTCGAAACCGATCGGTTCCTTGGGTTCGGTActgtgtattttgcagaggcgaTTGACATCATGCGCGTGTTTGATTTCCTGCCCTGCTCGGCACGGCCGGTTGGCTTGGCTGTGCCCAGCTTAGGCCAGGCTCACGTGGTGCAATCTCACGTGTTTGTTGCACTGGACCAAATGGGATAGGGATTATGTTTGTACCAGTAGATATGGCTACCTTGCTCCAGGAGATGGTAGCGTTACcacccatccttcacttgctctCTCCTCTCAGTAATGTCGAACACGCATAGAGTCTGCCAGGAAGAAGGGAGGAGACGAGGCAGAGCGGCtgggagaagcagcgcgccgaGAAGGCCCACGTGCACGCCATGCGCCAACGGGAGCTTGAGGAACCCTCCGTCACCGGCGGTGGCGAGCAGCGGCTTGTTGGCCGCGACGAAGGTGACCGCGCCGCGGCGCTGGTGGAGCCTccccacgccggtctccaccatcACGTCGCGCGGTCCCCGCGTGCCCCGAGAGGAGGAGGCGGCGTGGCGGGGCTCCGCTTCCCCGAGATCTCGCGACCTAGGTCCTTGCGCCACTGGGTTCGGCTCCGCCACCACGGTCGCCGGCTCCACAAGCAGCACCCGGTCCTTGCGCACCAGGTCTACGGCGCCGCCACGGCGTTCGGCAGGCCCAATGACGGCGACTACGGCGGCGAGATGGGGTTCCTTGACGTTGTGGAGCCCAAGGCGACGGCGGCGCCGCGGTGGGCCTCGGGGTCTGCGCCTGGCCTGGCGGAGAGCGGCTGCGCGTTCGGCCTTGGCCCCGGCGTCCAAGAAGAAGAGGGTCGCGGCCGCGCGTTCGGCCCTGGCCCCAgcgtcgcgccgccgccggcctcggCGTCCAAGAAGAAGGGAGTCGGTGACGAAGGACCGGGAGCGGTGGATGAGACCGTGAGCGCTTCAGCCTAACCGGAGTCCGGAGGTAACTCGACGCCGCACGTCCGCGCTCGAGCGAGCCAGGCCGCCTAAAAAAACGAAGGTGGACGTCGTTTCCCCGGAGCCAGAAAAGAGAAGGGATTTTGCACGCATCTGGCCTGACCCGATGGTGGGCCTAGGACATGAAACAAGAGGGTTGCAGCCGGAGGGTGTAGCCAGGCCGTGACCAGGGCATCAAACACGCCTGGCCTTTTCTTACATGCCACTAAAAAGTTTGGACTTACCTAGGTGCCATGACACTTTATTTCTTTGCCCCCCAAGCCATTCCGTCCATTTTCACTGGTAACGGTGTGTAACGGCGAGGAGAAAAGACCGAAGTGCCCTCAGTCAGGAAGGATGAGTGAAATTGCCGTTTGCTCTGTGTGCCACTCCCTGACCAAGCGTTTAAGCGCCGAGACGACAA encodes:
- the LOC136478187 gene encoding ubiquitin-like protein ATG12, which encodes MAAEADQKVVVHVRSTGDAPILKQSKFKISGRDKFLKVIEFLRRQLHQDTLFVYINSVFSPNPDELVIDLYNNFGIDGKLVVNYALSAAWG